The following nucleotide sequence is from Podospora bellae-mahoneyi strain CBS 112042 chromosome 1 map unlocalized CBS112042p_1, whole genome shotgun sequence.
GCCTCCACCCCAGTTCCTTCTCATCAGTCGTGTTGAATCtactcagcagcaacagcgtTTGCTTTCGAAACGAACTTGATCTTCGTCTGCTTGAGCTTCACTGCCGcagtcgtcgtcgtggtcgtcgtggCGACCTTCGCCTTCACGTCTGAAGAAGCAGACGTGCCCTTGACAGGGGTATTACCCGCGTCGGGGGTGCTGGCTTCAAGCGCCTTCCTCGATGGCGTGCGCTTCCTCGCCGAGGCGGCCGAAGCCGGTTTCTTGGGGGTTGGCTTCGGACCAGCAGCCACGATGGTAGCCTTGCTGCTCGTGCTCTTAGCCGAGAGCTTGACCTTCGTCGTGGCCGTGGTCTTGACGCCCCTCTTCCCAAACGTCTTGGTCAGACCCACGCTCGTCACCTTTCGCTGAGTTGTCGTGgtcgtcttcttcagccCGGCTCCCTTGGTGGACTTGAGCGCGCTCGCCCCGAGAGAGATTGTGCCCGAAACGCTCCTTTTGATAGCCGTGGAAGCCGACTTGGAAACGCCCCTTGCAAGACCTTTTCCTTTGGCAGCCGCGGTCTTTGCAGCACCTTTGGCGGCGGCCGTGAGCGTTTTCTTCACCCCGGCCGCAGGTTGAACCTTGCGTTTCTTAGCAGCGTTCCCACCGCtcgcctcatcctcggctccGACCAAaagctccttgagcttccGCTTGCCGGCCTTGATCGAGCCTCTggccgtcttcttctcctgcttcgCCGGCTTTGGCGGCCTTGGCGGCTTGACCTCCTTCGGCTTGGGACCCAGCACGCCTCTGCAGTTCGCGCTACCACACAGGCACTTCTGCACGTTCTTAGCGGAGAAGGGGTCAAAGTTGTAGTCGTACGTGAGCTCATCGCCCGTCATGATGGGCTTGTCGCCGGCAAAGAGAGCCATGCGGGGCTGGCCCGAGACGATCCATTTTATCATCCGGCAGTTAGGTGAGCACGAGTGGTTCACGAACCGAGCCATGCTGCCAGTGGTAGCATCGATGATCATGTTTTGGTCGAACGACATGAGATAGTAGCACTGCCGACCGAATCAGCTCCGGCACGCAGCACGCACACCAGACAGACGCGCAGGAGACTCACCTCGTTGTCCTTGTACTTTTCGTTCATCCGACGCTCgcactcctcctcggtgatgATCTCACCAGTGTACTCCATGATGATCTGGTTGGGCTCAAAGCACCTGGTGCTCCGGACGCCGTAGCCACGATCCGAGGTCTTGAGAACCTCGACACCTACGCGGAACCGGCCGCCCTTCTTGGTCCGCTCCTGGAGATCTTGGAAGGCACGGTTTTGACAGAATTCTCTGCCGGCGTTGCAGTTGGTGTCGTCACACTCGTAGAGCATGATGCGGTTCTGGCAATCCTCGGCGCAGCCATCTTCGGGCTTGCAGACGCATTTGGACGAGAAATCCTCGAAATGGGGCGACTTTTTCCAGTACGCCGCCGCATCGCCAACAAACCGATCTGCGAGCTTTGTTAGACGGTTGCACAGTACAGTCGAATGCGCGGGCAAGCTTACTCTTCGCGATGGTCCGGTACGCCGGTGGCTTTGGTTGCcctggaggaagggggttgcaCACATCAAAGGGCAGTTTGAAGTCGCGCCCGTGGATGAGCATGCGGAGGCCGTTGTACATGGGCAGAGGAAGCGTCTTGTTGGCCTTGACGGGCTTCAAAAGCTCTGGGATCTGAGCCAgctgcttcttctcttgGGTTGTCAAGCCCTGGGTGATATCGGTGGGTGTTTCTTGTCCCGCGTACAGGCCCTTCCTGTGCCATTGCTTGACGCGACGCTGCTTGACGGGAGGCCGGACGGGCTCGGACGGCTCCGTGGTCGCGCGCTCCTCGCTCGTCTCGGTCTTGGGTTTCCCGTCCACCTTGGTCTTCTTGCGGGGTGGCTCAGCGGCAGGATCCACGTCGACATACTTGCCATTGCTCCAGACCGTGTACTTGACCGGCCGGGTGTCAATATGCGCAAACTCGTTGGTATCCTGCAGGCGCATCAGCTCGCGCGAAATGCGCCCCAGGCTCTGGGCCGACTTTCTGCCCTTTCTCCCCAATGCCGCCACCTTCGTGGCCAAAGTCTCCACAGGCGCACCGGACTGACGCGTAGCCCTTCGGGTGACAATCGGCGCCTGGACCGGGATCGGTTTCGTTTTCGAAGAGATTCTAGCACctttgggggtgttggagccCGAGACGGAGCCGCTGAGCGCCAGCACGTCAATGGCTGTCGACCTGTGTGCATCCGCCTCGCTACCGGCGTCCCCAGCAATGGTCCTGCGCCGGTTTTCTTGCACACCTTGCCCCGCGACGCGTCGCCTTCGCTTGTCGCTGCCACTCAACTGCGACAGATTGTAGACCGGTAAACTGGCACGGGCGCGTCGTGGGCGAGCAGTGGACAGGGACTCGGTCGAAGGGAGCGGTTCGGCCACCACTATGGCCTGTCGCACCGGGCTCGCTTCGCctggctggtgctgctgctgctgctggtggtgatcatCGTCGGCGGCAGCTTCATTTTCGAGAATAGGAATGACAGCTTCGATCGTCGCGTCGGCCATGCTCGCCGGCTTGGTGGCGTCGGGTTCGGAAGCCAGAGACATGCTGTCGGGAGTACACGTGGTGGGCGGTGTCGAGCTCAGAGAAGCGGCATTGGAAGAATCGTCCGTCGGCgtggccgagaagctggactCGGACAGGATCACGCATCCGAGTCCAGCAGCAATCGAAGATGTCGCTACATCGGCCGCTATGGTTGCAGCCATGTCTGTTGCCattgggggcgggggggggagCAACTCGCCAGAGAACGCGACAAAatgctggcgaggaggcaGCTGCAACGTTGCTGAAGTGGTGAGAAACTCGGGATGCAAGTTGCAAACGCGTCTGCAAGACGTGCCAATTGCACCAACGCAGGCGAGTCAGCGTCTCGGCGAGGCGGCCTGAGCTGAGAGGCCCACGCTACGAGATCCAGTAGACGCGGCGTGGACGCAAGGTCCAATCCGAGCAATGCAGCCGAAAACAGAGGGCGACACACGCGAGGGATCCTTCAAAGACCTGTTCCCTCAGGGGGTTGCACGACGGGGAATCCGGGGGCAAAATGCTGGTTGCAGAAACTTGGGGTTCGTAGAGAGAGCCGAGCACCAGGAAAAGGCCAATTGCAAAAGTAACGCGTCGAGAGTGTGAAGAAGCTGTATTctagaaagaaaagaagagacgGTGCGCAAAAGgcttcaaaaaaaaaaaaaaaaaaaaaaaaaaaaggcattCGACCGTCCAGGGGCAGGGGTGGTTTTGCGGAGAGGAGCGCGGTCGAGTGTTGTTGCgttgtggaggaagagaaagggaagaagaCGGTCTTGGATTGGTCGCCGGGGGGCGGGAACCAAAAGGTATTTAagggagaggctggagggttggggggtcTGTTGAGTGGACTGTGTGTGGAtggaccaccacctccggccGGCCTACCTCACTCACCTCACGTACCTTACCCTAGGTTGACACCTTGTCTCCTTGCCCTATCCCTATCCGTCCCGGGACTACCGACCTTCCCTTCACCGTACACCTTGTCTCTCAGATACCAGATAGCTATCTGACATCCGACATCTATCTGATTGCACATTCAAGCCACATTCCACGAACCTCCAGAGGTAAGCACAAGCAAAAGGTTGAAGGTCTGGACCCATCTCTCAGCCGTCATTATCTCGTGACATTCTCGGCGCCTGGTTGGGCCTGTACCGTCTTGCTTGTTCCTCCTTGCTACGTACTTGGTCTAGCTTCCCCGGCTGTCTCCTGCAAACATCCCAGGTTCTGTCCTGGGCTTCGTCTTGGTACCACCCGAGACGGCGCATCGTGCGTCGTGGGAAAGCTAGCGTTGAGCCTATTCACCTTCCGAGCCCCTCGAGACGTCCAGATGTCCGGTACGGGGGCCGGGGTGGACATACGGGTAGACTATTTACTTTGTGTGAATGAACACGGCAGCCGGCGGAGGGGGCATCCCTCTCCTTTGTCAGAGGTCGAGGGGTGATCCGGAATGGCACGGAAATAAAAACAGATGGGTTGCGAGGCACATCAGTGCAGTGTGCTCAGACCTGGCCTTTTGCCTATCTTTCCCAGCTAGAGAAATGGAAACGGAGAAGTGGAATTGCTTTTTGCGCTTTCATCCCGGCAAGAGCTGAAAGAGATGGTTTTGGCCGTCTCGGCATCGGCCTCTGAGAAGCTGTCGTCCAGTGTGTGGGGGACATCAAGCCAACCGGCTGCACACTTGGATCTGTGACGAGGGGCTTGGGCGGCAGGACAGATGTCGATTCTTTGGGGACCTCGACGTTCCAAGCCCAGTGTGGCGGTTACTTCCATTCGACCGCACCTTGGATCGACAGAAGCAGAGACATCTTACTCCTACACACTTCGGATTTCCAGCCAGTGTCAGTTCGGCAGCAGCACACTTTGGAGATGTATCACAAGCTCAAACGGTAGACCTCGAGCCTCTCAAGTTTGTTTGCcagatgttggtgttgctatTTTGGACAGGTAGATATCACAACCACTGCCCCTCAGCAGCGCCACCAGCATTCCGTCAGGAAGATCCATGCTAGCCCCCATGAGAGGCCGTCTCGTTCACGGCAATCGACAGATCCAGGTATCTTTTGACAGCTTTGCCATTTCGCCCGAGTGTCAAGTAGCGCCCTGTTTTTCTGCCTCTTGGCTAGGTGTGTTGCAATGCTGGCTGTCTAACCTTTGGGGCCCATTAGCAAGCAATCCTCGGCGGTCTGTCAGCAGTAGTGGAAACACCTCACCGGTCTGGCGATGAGACGATTCAATTTCATCTGGCAGCGAATCTCAGAACGGGGTAGGTGAGACCCAGTGTCGAGGCATGTGCAGATAGTGGTATTCGCACCAGTGTGGACACCAAGGTCGGGGCAACTAACAAGCATCCATGGGTATCTTGCTCATACGAGAGGGTAGAACCGGCCTGGTTGGATAACAGAGTGCCTGCTTTCCTTCCGGTAGGAGCAGCAGTCCCTCCTGACAATCGGGGAACCGGACCTTTCTTCGAAAGCGGCATCTGGTGCTCCATTTAGCACTCCGACGACGATTGCCTCCTGTGCTCATCATTAACCACACGCGAGAGCAGTCATTCGTTGAACATTCCATAGGGCTTTATGTTAGCCGGCTGTTGTCTGTTGAGAACACTATCTCTTCTTCGATCCATCGTTTTCGACAGCCTTGGGAGACGGCCACCCCTCGTTTCTGGTACAGGATGCATGGCGAAGATCTGGAAGGGGCCACGAGCCTCGATCCACAGATGTGAGACCCGTTTGCTGTCCCACGTCATGTTTTCGCGCCACTGATTTGACTTCGTCGCAGAATGCTGGACTCTTTTTCGTCGATATCAACGCACAGAGAGGACGGCCGGGGCAGTACTCCAGCAACCAACCGAGACGATACCCCAGATACTACTAGAGATGAACCGTCCACCAGACCCAATCCTCCTACACACGCGCGGTTTCCCTACCCGACAAATCAACCAGGTCCTCTCAGGAAAGCCGCGGACGGCACGTGGCCCTCCGAAACGACTGTGTACACTCTCAAATGTCCAAGTGAATCCGATGCTGAGGGATagacaccatcatcaacaggcacaccaccatcttcaccggATGCTTCCTTTTATTCAGAACGTCGTTCGCCATCGTCAGTAGACCTACTCTTTTGGACACAAGATCTCTCACTTTCTTCGAAAGGTTTGCTCCAAGGCAACAGGGATGCTGATTTCTTCTTGGGAGAGCTTCGTGGTGGcgcgggagggggtggtgggcgcCGGAGAAGGACATGGGAGAAAACGAAGAGTGGGGCCAGGTGGTTGAAGGCGTTTGTGACCAGGCGACCTGTCCAAGGACTCCGAGCTGCTGTCGATCCAGAAGAAGATACAGATAGCAAAACGGCTGGAACAACGGGAGCGTCAGGGAAACTTGGAGCTACAGGAACAACTGTAGTGACAAGAGCTCTTGGAACGACGGCAACTCCTGGGACAGCCGGAAATACAGGAACGGCTGGCGAATCTAGAATTATTGTGAGAACTGAGATTACTGTGACAGTTGAAACAACTGGGACGACTGGGACCACTGGGACCACTGGGACCACTGGCAACAGCGAAGACCCTTTTCAACCGCGAAGGCGTTCACGCTCTCTACCCAACATTGCTCTCAGCCGCTCGTCAAATGGACCGCAAATCTCAGGGGTACCTCAGCGAAGCAGTCGACATCAAGCTTCTTCTAACCAACTGCCGTCTCATCCCATTGATTCAAGCATTCGGGATTTCGCTGCCCAGGCTTATCCCAGTACCAATCCCAGTACCTATCCCAGTACCTATCCCAGTACCTATCCCAGTACCTATCCCAGTACCTATCCCAGTACCTATCCCAGTACCTATCCCAGTACCTATCCCAGTACCTATCCCAGTACCTATCCCAGTACCACTGCAGAGACCTGGTGGCAACAAAACACGGCGCCGAGCTACGGACCCAGTCGGCTTCGTGGTGGCgccggagagggtgatgatgggcgaCGGAAGAAGGGATGGAAAGCTTTCCAGAATTTCGTAAAAGGCTCTTTGAAGAAGACACGGACGTCTAGAATAGGGGAACTTGAAACTACGGGAAGCCAGACAGGGGCCCTGAGACGACAAAGTATGCTCGCCGGAACGTCTACTACAACAGGCAGTGCGCCTGTTGCAAAGCCGCCAACGTCCAGCGAGACTTACGAGATGACCACCTCTAGACAGCCCACCGGTACCGAGAGCCCCGtgacaccccctccaactaCCCTCGCTCGTTTCAACGCAGGGCTGAGGGAGGAAGCACCTCCCACTGACTAGCGCAAGTGGGGGCTGAAAGCTGCTGCCGCCCGGGAGGCCGGCAAGCGTGAGATTCGTCGAACTGCGGCTGGTCATCCCGATGCCATCAGTAGAGCACCACCACTGAAGGGTTCTGAACCCGCGGTGAACACTGTCGGAGAACCATGGCCAAAGTATGACCAGAACCTCTGTAAGACTGGcgacaacaaccccccaggAACGCGAAACAAGCCTCAAGTAATCCAGCCACTGCCCCAAGTCAAGGAAAAGATACCTATTACCGGCACTGGATTTGATTACTACCCCAGCACTACGTTTACGGAGCGGTACCGAAGCCGGCCGATCGAGACGTACGACGACTATGCGGGACCGCCTattgagaagaaggatcagggggaggagaaggaggttgttgttccAGGTGATGGCGAGGCGGGAGGATCGAGACGACCTCCGCCGGCTCCTAGGCATGGGCTTGCTCAACCGGCTCGTCGAGGGCAGCGGGCTCCTCCCATGCCATCTATTGCCAGTGTTTTGGCTGAGGCTGGGCCGCCTGAGCTTCCGCCACTGGTAAGCAGTCTCTAGGGTGTGGTGAAGGGAAGGATTGTGCTGACACGGGACTTTTTGAATAGTTGGTCTCGAGTAAGGATGAGGGCTACGAGGGGGATGACGAGAAGGGCACATCTCTAACAAGCGTTGGGACATCTAGATAGCGGGACACTGTAAAGAGAATTGAGGATGGGGTTATGGGATACTCAGCGGATTTATTTGGTTTGTAGTCATGAACTTTTTGATATGACTGGGTAGAATGGATTAGCGAAGAATGGTAACTAATTgtgaggaggtgttgaatACCGTTTGGGTTGTGCTGAACATTCTTTAGAATGTAGTTAGATGTCTCAAAGGTTGGTGGGGAAGTTTTGAAGAGCAAGTGCCTTGCTTATCTTTGAAGGAGTCTTGGCTGGTTTTAGAAGCCTATCAGGGGATAAGAATCGCCTGAAAAAGAGTGCCGAAACAGAGCtgttgatggggggtggttgtttaCAGATGGAGTTGTAAAAGGTAAGAAACACCTCACTGAAGATCTGGAAAGAGGGTGATATTTTAAGGGGTgtaatttaataaattatttactatatttttGCGTAATATTCTATAGTAAAGTTAAATTTAACCTTTACTATATACTCTCCGAAAGCTTTACAGagctttatatattataataggTAAGTGAATTAAAGGTAGGCCTaaaaaactataatttaattacGTTTTATTAAAATGTATTTACAACTATATAAAAGAGAGTAAACTCGAGATTCAGCTTACTAAAAATATAAGTAGCTATAAGTTTATTAGACTATAAATTTTATAAGATACTTACAGCATAATTTACTATAGCGCTAAATATATAGCATAAAATAGTTAATAGTACTGAGCACATACTCTGTAGAGTATCGAGTAGATACCAAGTATTTTGTGAGATATATTTACCGTTTTGTAATACTTCTGCTACAGCTATAGCTATGTGGTATTATAGTAATAACTTACTATAAAATAAGCTTCATGAGTGTCACGGCACTGGCTTGACATTGACGAACTGATGGACATTGTGCACGTGCAAGCCACGTGGGACATGTGGGACACTGGGAGCGAGAGCAAGTTGTCAAAGCTTTGCTCTGTCGAAAAGCTCTGCTTTGCAGGCACTGTTGGAAtttcctctcttttcttttttagcTTACAATTAAACCAATTGATATCGTATCATTGTTGCTTTGTCTCACAATTTACCTATCAAGCCGTGACAATAgaaatttattttaatataaagggtttatataattaatatagaGTAAAGTCAGTGTACCTTTAGAGaatatttaaagtttattacaAAGTAATTTAGAATTAGTTTAAAGTATATTCAAAATAGATacaaaaatataaataaacTTAAACTTAGAAAATATTATAGGATTAAGTTCCAAGTAAAAAttagtatatatattaagctttatatatagtaCTACGGTGCTTAACTCTATTTCAACTCCTTATTTAATGCCCTTATAATATTAGCTTGGCTCCTGTTTGTAATGTCAGGTCACCTTGTTCTTTATACTGTGGCGTGCCTGAAGTAAGCAAGCTCCAAGTTGGCGGCCATCATCTATCTGCTGACCAGCCAGCTCGTTTCACAACAAGTGAGTAATCCAAGCtaaaagaacaaaaaaaaacagtcTGAAACCTTCTCGACCATCTGGCACCCGCCAGCACATGTTTTCCCAGTCAACCCAACGATGCTGCTTCAATCCCGAAAAATGCTCTTTCAAcggcccctcccccaagatGTCGTCAAAAACAGACCCAAAGCTTTGAGCACGCACATCTTCAAACTCCAATCCCTGCCCCGTGCGCCCCTGCAGCTTCACTAGCCACAAGCGGGAAGCCCACCTGCCACCCCTGCCACGACCCAAAAAGAACCGCCGGGTTAGGcagggaggaaaaggctcCACTTTTAACGACCTTTTTGACTCTTTTTGGaatttgggggttggggttgttgactgTTGACTTGCCTTGCCATCCACAACCAGAGAGCTCGGAGCTTCCAGCCCCACCAACCAGTACTTGACCATCCCACCTGTCTCGAAACCCACCACGACCTTGACGAACATAACCCACCCCCCCGATCCCTCTCATCGAAGACGAAAAcaaagaaacagaaaacagATCCCAACCATGAGCGAAAGACCCTACCAGCCCCGAGGCGGTCacagaggaggaagcggaggaggcAGGGGAGGTCCTCATCGCGGCGGCAATCGGGGCGGCGGTCGCGGGGGTCACCAGAACCAGCagggacaacaacaccaaggcgGGTCCGGGGAGCAGACGGAGCGTCCCAAGAAGGAGAATATTCTTGACCTGAAGAAGTACATGGACAAGAGGATTACGGTCAAGTTCAATGGCGGACGGGAGGGTAGGTTGTTCTCGAACTTGGGGAAATGGTAAGCAGTTGCTGACAGGGAGGAATGAACAAGTGACGGGTACGCTAAAGGGGTATGATGCGTTGATGAATTTGGTGCTGGATGAGGTTCAGGAGGCGGTCAGAGGTACGTTCGTTTGCGGGTTGGCGTGCTGGGGGTTAGACGAAAGGGGGGCTAACATGAGGGAAACAGATGACGAAGGCAACGAAACTACGCGATCGCTTGGTCTTGTGGTGGTACGCGGCACCCTTCTGGTTGTTATTTCTCCCGTGGACGGCAGCGAGGTGATAGCCAACCCGTTCttgcagcaggaggagatggaggattgAGATgcatgatgaagagggggaaagaAAGCGTGTGTCGTCAATAATGTCTCTGGCATAGCAATATTGATTGGGTCTAAGGTGCGGCAAAACAGGTTTAGAATTCATCTTCGACGGTCGAAAGGAACATGGGAGGCGAGACCCGTAAGTGCTTTGACAGCGGAAAATTGACAAGGGAGAGATACCCAGGGAACCAAGTacttgatgttgatgcggGTGTGACGAGGTCCCACACCATACCATCAGCACCAAAGGAACAGAATCATCTTCGAGATGGTTGGCTATGAAAAGCACAGCAATACCATTCaatcttcaacaccacagcTTCGAGCTTGATTCACCAAGCGAGTGGGCAGCAGCATAAGATATAAGCTTTTCAATTTTGTTTCTTCATCATAAGAAAATGACAGCTACCGCCTCGCTATGACAACCGCTTATATATCCTCTCCGCTCATCTCCTTTCACCTTTCTGCCGCCTTTGCTCACCTGATTCACACTGTCCACGTCATCGTACACAAGTCTCCCTCGTCTGCGATTTACATTTATCCATCTACTATCCCGCCAACGCTTCTCTCGTCAACTTCCTTCcgtttcccttttccccctcggATATTCCTCCCCGAGGATCTCGTCAGGTGGCAGTTTGTCCCTCGTTTTATCGTCTTCGGGTCCGTGCTGGTCTTCACGTGGAGGCTGGATAATGCCTTTCCCTGCCGTGCTgtttcctcatcctcgttgTCTCGAGGCTCGTTATTGTCCGACTGTCTGACATCCTCAGTGCCTTTCGTCGTCCAGCCCCTCACCATTCCgctgttcttcttgatgcTCCCCGCCCCTCAGCTTGTTATTACCCCCCACTGAAAGCTTTGGCCTGCCTTCATCCCCTTTGTTTTCTCCTCAGGGTGGTCGTTCGAATAGGCTTCCCGAACACCTCCTTCAGAATATCTCCAGATCGCAACGTGCCTCTCACCAAAGAGAGCAACCAGCCCACCCCCTATAGCAAACCCTTAAAGCCCAGGCGACTTGCTGAACTTCATGAGCTCATTAAACGCGCGCTCAAACATGCCCCTGAGTTCTCGGTATGTAATGACAAAAACCGTTTCGTTGTCGCGGCTCGTCAACATGATTTGCTCATCCACGCCAGCGTCGAGCTTGCTCATGCAACTCAACATGTGGCCCAGACCAAGATCGGGCTTGCCACTGGCATCCACACGGTGGAAAACATAGTCGCGGAAGAGCTTCAGCTGAAAGCGATCCCCCACCTCTGACCAGTTGGACTGGCTGCCCAAATCGCCACGTTCCAATATGGCTGATAGCTTCATCACATTGCGTGCGATCCTGCCGTTCTCAATCTCGCGAGCGAGCCAGTACTGCTGCTCGTCGTTTTCTCGGAGCGTGTTGTTTGCCTGCTGAGCAAGCTGCGGCGCAATCATGGTGAGAAAGTGTGCAATGGTGTGTGGCTGGCCGTTCGGCGCGACTGGTGATAGAAGGAACTGCAGAGCGTCCCTCAAGGAGCGCGAGTATTTGACCAGCGAGTCGAGGGCTGCCTTCGTATTGCTGGACTGCAGCAAGTTTGGAGGCATGCCCGTGGCCAGACACAGAATGACCTTGGCAAATTTGACCAGATCCTCCCCCTGCAGCTCCTGAATCGGAAGGTTGTGGTCATATTGCACCACATCCAAGATGGCACATGACCCCAGTCGAATCCGGCTTTTCTCCGTCACGAGAATTTTGCTGAGGTCCAGACACCGTGCTGCAAGATTTTTGTTGTGTAGGTAATAGAGAGCGCTTGCGATCTGACAAACGTAGCTCCAGAGTATGCCTTCCGGCACAGCGGGATATCTTTGTCGGTTGTTCCCCAGGGGCGAAGAGAAGTGTTGTTCGGCCAGCGTCTTGGCAAGAGGATGCCAGTCGTACACAAAGATGAGGGAGCTGTCGCCAAAGTTTTGGCTAGTAAAGGTTTCGTGAAACGACACAATATTCTCATGTCTGACATTTTTCCAGTCCCTCATCACACTCATAACCGATTGATCATTTGACAAGCGGTACCCTTCCAAACGTCTGAGGACGTAGTGCAGCCCAGTCGTCACTTTTTGAGCCTTGTACACCCAACTGTGGTAGCCAAAACAGGCAGTGTTTTTCCTGTGGCTGGTGTCCAGTGAGAACAGAGAGTGGTAGTTCTCGAGCTTGGGCAGGCCTGCTTTGTGGTTCAGCATTGGGTCCAGAAAGAAGCGGCAGTCAGAAGGACCTACCCGGCATTGTATGCTGTGTAGCAAACATCTTCTTTTGTATCTCCTCTCGCATGGCAGCTGGGATGAAATAGTCATAGGTGGACCGCTGCCAAGGTTGCAGTTCTCCTCGATAGGCATCGTACGGCTGATACAGATGATAGTTTGGTTGTTGCATGGGAACAGAGGCATACGCGCCCCCTGAAGAATAGAAGCCCGCCCCAGCACCCGAGACCGCGCTGGGATCACCCGCGTAGGGATTGAAAGGTGCATTGTTCGCAAGGGCAGGAGCCATTGAGTTCATGGCAAACGGATCGCTGAAAACGCCATTGTCTTGGGCTGCGCCGTTCCCCATATTCTGCTTTTCGGTCAGTCAGGCCGAAAAGGCAAATTCACATAGGGTGGCATCCTGAACATACGCTGTTCCCTAGTTCATAGTTCTGTGTGTTGCCTGACGGAGTGAACTCTCGCGCACCAGCTGGGTTGAACATGGTCAAATCAGCATTCTGCTGCGTGCTCGCTTTTGCAAGACCGTCAGCCTTGAACAAGAGATGACGGGTCTAGACGAGAGCCACACTCACCGGTGACACCGCGAGGGGTGAAGGGCGCAGCATTTGCTGCTTGAGAAGAAAGGGTGGTCTTCTTGGCTTGCCCCAGATTTTGGCCCGAGGGCGTGAAGGAAGGTGAATCGGCATTGAAAGATTTCTTGGAAAGACTGCCGGCACGGTTAGACGTGCAAAGATCAAGCATGATACCACATCCACAAGCCACACAAGCCCGGTTCTTGGCTTTTCGCATGGCCGCATGCCACCTTCACCAACGGCTAACAACTTACAAATCGGAAGGGCCAGAAGCTGGCTTGTTTTGGTCGTGGTTAAAATTACAGGTCGTGTCCATGTATCGGCAGTGCCCGTATATCACAACGTTGCGGCAAAGGGTGTCCTTGGTATCTTGGGGCATCGCTGTCAGTTGAACGGCATGTCGACGTGCTCAATGCTTGTCGAGATCAACCCACCTCGTCCTTTCGATCTCGGCGAGCCGACCTGCCGCCGCAGGTCGTTGGAGTTGTACCGTGATGCGGCCATGGCGAATCGGCTACTCTATATCAAGGATGGAAGAATGGGAATGCCTCGGACGTGTCTAAGAGATCTGGCGCATTGTGTCAGTGAACTGTTTGAAAGGCGCCGACAGCTACAAATGCCATGAGTGGGCGGCAATCCAGAGAAGACAT
It contains:
- a CDS encoding uncharacterized protein (EggNog:ENOG503NYRQ; COG:K), whose protein sequence is MATDMAATIAADVATSSIAAGLGCVILSESSFSATPTDDSSNAASLSSTPPTTCTPDSMSLASEPDATKPASMADATIEAVIPILENEAAADDDHHQQQQQHQPGEASPVRQAIVVAEPLPSTESLSTARPRRARASLPVYNLSQLSGSDKRRRRVAGQGVQENRRRTIAGDAGSEADAHRSTAIDVLALSGSVSGSNTPKGARISSKTKPIPVQAPIVTRRATRQSGAPVETLATKVAALGRKGRKSAQSLGRISRELMRLQDTNEFAHIDTRPVKYTVWSNGKYVDVDPAAEPPRKKTKVDGKPKTETSEERATTEPSEPVRPPVKQRRVKQWHRKGLYAGQETPTDITQGLTTQEKKQLAQIPELLKPVKANKTLPLPMYNGLRMLIHGRDFKLPFDVCNPLPPGQPKPPAYRTIAKNRFVGDAAAYWKKSPHFEDFSSKCVCKPEDGCAEDCQNRIMLYECDDTNCNAGREFCQNRAFQDLQERTKKGGRFRVGVEVLKTSDRGYGVRSTRCFEPNQIIMEYTGEIITEEECERRMNEKYKDNECYYLMSFDQNMIIDATTGSMARFVNHSCSPNCRMIKWIVSGQPRMALFAGDKPIMTGDELTYDYNFDPFSAKNVQKCLCGSANCRGVLGPKPKEVKPPRPPKPAKQEKKTARGSIKAGKRKLKELLVGAEDEASGGNAAKKRKVQPAAGVKKTLTAAAKGAAKTAAAKGKGLARGVSKSASTAIKRSVSGTISLGASALKSTKGAGLKKTTTTTQRKVTSVGLTKTFGKRGVKTTATTKVKLSAKSTSSKATIVAAGPKPTPKKPASAASARKRTPSRKALEASTPDAGNTPVKGTSASSDVKAKVATTTTTTTAAVKLKQTKIKFVSKANAVAAE
- the lsm7 gene encoding U6 snRNP-associated protein Lsm7 (EggNog:ENOG503P56M; COG:A); the protein is MSERPYQPRGGHRGGSGGGRGGPHRGGNRGGGRGGHQNQQGQQHQGGSGEQTERPKKENILDLKKYMDKRITVKFNGGREVTGTLKGYDALMNLVLDEVQEAVRDDEGNETTRSLGLVVVRGTLLVVISPVDGSEVIANPFLQQEEMED
- the PAN3 gene encoding PAB-dependent poly(A)-specific ribonuclease subunit 3 (EggNog:ENOG503NWS9; COG:A; BUSCO:EOG09261Q5L), which translates into the protein MAASRYNSNDLRRQVGSPRSKGRDTKDTLCRNVVIYGHCRYMDTTCNFNHDQNKPASGPSDFLSKKSFNADSPSFTPSGQNLGQAKKTTLSSQAANAAPFTPRGVTASTQQNADLTMFNPAGAREFTPSGNTQNYELGNSNMGNGAAQDNGVFSDPFAMNSMAPALANNAPFNPYAGDPSAVSGAGAGFYSSGGAYASVPMQQPNYHLYQPYDAYRGELQPWQRSTYDYFIPAAMREEIQKKMFATQHTMPGLPKLENYHSLFSLDTSHRKNTACFGYHSWVYKAQKVTTGLHYVLRRLEGYRLSNDQSVMSVMRDWKNVRHENIVSFHETFTSQNFGDSSLIFVYDWHPLAKTLAEQHFSSPLGNNRQRYPAVPEGILWSYVCQIASALYYLHNKNLAARCLDLSKILVTEKSRIRLGSCAILDVVQYDHNLPIQELQGEDLVKFAKVILCLATGMPPNLLQSSNTKAALDSLVKYSRSLRDALQFLLSPVAPNGQPHTIAHFLTMIAPQLAQQANNTLRENDEQQYWLAREIENGRIARNVMKLSAILERGDLGSQSNWSEVGDRFQLKLFRDYVFHRVDASGKPDLGLGHMLSCMSKLDAGVDEQIMLTSRDNETVFVITYRELRGMFERAFNELMKFSKSPGL